The following proteins come from a genomic window of Achromobacter deleyi:
- the ftsH gene encoding ATP-dependent zinc metalloprotease FtsH, protein MNNSFSKVAVWMVIALVLFTVFKQFDGRAQTQDGVTYTQFMDDAKAGRIRKVDVQGGPGGDVLYVTPDAGRAYTLTSPGDLWMVSDLLKYGVQVSGKPREEQSLLMSIFVSWFPMLLLIGVWVFFMRQMQGGGRGGAFSFGKSRARMLDENTNQITFADVAGCDEAKEDVQELVDFLRDPSKFQKLGGRIPRGVLMVGSPGTGKTLLAKAIAGEAKVPFFSISGSDFVEMFVGVGAARVRDMFENAKKHAPCIIFIDEIDAVGRQRGAGLGGGNDEREQTLNQMLVEMDGFESGQGVIVIAATNRPDVLDPALLRPGRFDRQVVVPLPDIRGREQILKVHMRKVPLSPNVDATILARGCPGFSGADLANLVNEAALFAARRNGRTVDMSDFEKAKDKIIMGAERRSIVMPEEERKNTAYHESGHAIVARLLPKTDPVHKVTIIPRGRALGVTMQLPETDRYSMDKGRLLSTIAVLFGGRIAEEIFMDQMTTGASNDFERATAIARDIVTRYGMTDELGPMVYAENEGEVFLGRSVTKTTHMSEATMQKVDSEIRRIIDEQYGVARKILEDNRDKVEVMTAALLEWETIDADQINDIIEGRPPRPPKTPQGPSDTSDTPPTGLAAGGNTAAAV, encoded by the coding sequence TTGAATAATTCATTTTCGAAAGTCGCCGTCTGGATGGTGATAGCCCTCGTGCTATTCACGGTCTTCAAGCAGTTCGACGGACGCGCGCAGACCCAGGACGGCGTGACCTACACGCAGTTCATGGATGACGCCAAAGCGGGCCGTATCCGCAAGGTGGACGTGCAAGGTGGCCCTGGCGGCGACGTGCTGTACGTCACGCCGGACGCGGGCCGCGCCTACACGCTGACCTCGCCGGGCGACCTCTGGATGGTCTCCGATCTGCTGAAGTACGGTGTGCAGGTCTCGGGCAAGCCGCGCGAAGAGCAGTCGCTGCTGATGAGCATCTTCGTGTCCTGGTTCCCCATGCTGCTGTTGATCGGCGTGTGGGTGTTCTTCATGCGCCAGATGCAGGGCGGCGGCAGGGGCGGCGCGTTCAGCTTCGGCAAGTCGCGCGCCCGCATGCTCGACGAGAACACCAACCAGATCACCTTCGCCGACGTGGCCGGCTGCGATGAAGCCAAGGAAGACGTCCAGGAACTGGTCGACTTCCTGCGCGACCCCAGCAAGTTCCAGAAGCTGGGCGGCCGCATTCCGCGCGGCGTGCTGATGGTCGGCTCGCCCGGTACCGGCAAGACGCTGCTGGCCAAGGCCATCGCCGGCGAAGCCAAGGTGCCGTTCTTCAGCATCTCCGGTTCGGACTTCGTTGAAATGTTCGTCGGCGTGGGCGCGGCCCGCGTGCGCGACATGTTCGAGAACGCCAAGAAGCACGCGCCCTGCATCATCTTCATCGACGAAATCGACGCCGTCGGTCGCCAGCGTGGCGCCGGCCTGGGCGGCGGCAACGACGAGCGCGAGCAGACGCTGAACCAGATGCTGGTGGAAATGGACGGCTTCGAGTCGGGCCAGGGCGTCATCGTGATCGCCGCCACCAACCGTCCCGACGTGCTGGATCCGGCGCTGCTGCGTCCGGGCCGCTTCGACCGCCAGGTCGTGGTGCCGCTGCCCGACATCCGTGGCCGCGAGCAGATCCTGAAGGTCCACATGCGCAAGGTGCCGCTGTCGCCCAACGTCGACGCGACCATCCTGGCGCGCGGCTGCCCGGGCTTCTCCGGCGCCGACCTGGCCAACCTGGTCAACGAAGCCGCGCTGTTCGCCGCGCGCCGCAATGGCCGCACGGTCGACATGTCGGACTTCGAAAAGGCCAAGGACAAGATCATCATGGGCGCCGAGCGCCGCTCGATCGTCATGCCCGAAGAGGAACGCAAGAACACCGCGTACCATGAGTCCGGTCATGCCATCGTCGCCCGCCTGCTGCCCAAGACCGATCCGGTCCACAAGGTCACCATCATCCCGCGCGGCCGTGCGCTGGGCGTGACGATGCAGCTGCCCGAGACCGATCGCTACAGCATGGACAAGGGCCGTCTGCTGTCGACCATCGCGGTGCTTTTCGGCGGCCGTATCGCCGAAGAGATCTTCATGGACCAGATGACTACCGGCGCCTCGAACGACTTCGAACGCGCCACGGCCATCGCCCGCGACATCGTCACGCGCTACGGCATGACCGACGAGCTGGGCCCGATGGTCTACGCCGAGAACGAAGGCGAGGTCTTCCTGGGCCGCAGCGTGACCAAGACCACGCACATGTCCGAAGCCACCATGCAGAAGGTGGACTCCGAGATCCGCCGCATCATCGACGAGCAGTACGGCGTCGCGCGCAAGATCCTGGAAGACAACCGCGACAAGGTCGAAGTCATGACCGCCGCGCTGCTCGAATGGGAAACCATCGACGCCGACCAGATCAACGACATCATCGAGGGCCGCCCGCCGCGTCCGCCGAAGACGCCGCAAGGCCCGTCGGATACGTCTGATACGCCTCCGACTGGCCTGGCCGCCGGCGGTAACACGGCAGCCGCGGTCTGA
- a CDS encoding YhbY family RNA-binding protein, whose protein sequence is MPILELTSRERSDLRSAAHPLRPVVLIGDNGLTEAVLKEIDLALTSHGLIKVRAGGDDREAREAMLSTICDTLSCAPVHHLGKTLILFRPLAGNIKPPVLAALEPERPAKRRASEPHTPKKLAAEGKTLAKRPRRSETEEPKPKTRFVPQDQLNKNGKPMRPGTKKTTSGSHGIPRRAGSALSLRAGARSGTSRKSSPKR, encoded by the coding sequence ATGCCTATATTAGAACTTACCTCTCGTGAGCGCAGCGACCTTCGGTCCGCCGCTCACCCTCTGCGCCCCGTCGTCCTGATCGGCGACAATGGCCTGACCGAAGCCGTGCTCAAGGAAATCGACCTGGCACTCACTTCCCACGGCCTGATCAAGGTCCGGGCCGGCGGCGACGATCGCGAGGCCCGCGAGGCCATGCTGTCGACCATCTGCGACACCCTGTCCTGCGCCCCGGTGCACCACCTGGGCAAGACCCTGATCCTGTTCCGCCCGCTGGCCGGCAACATCAAGCCGCCGGTGCTGGCCGCCCTTGAGCCGGAACGCCCCGCCAAGCGCCGCGCCTCCGAGCCGCATACGCCCAAGAAGCTGGCCGCCGAAGGCAAGACCCTGGCCAAGCGTCCGCGCCGCTCCGAGACGGAAGAGCCCAAGCCGAAGACACGCTTCGTGCCGCAGGACCAGCTCAACAAGAACGGCAAGCCGATGCGTCCCGGCACCAAGAAAACCACTTCCGGCAGCCACGGCATCCCGCGCCGCGCCGGCAGCGCACTGAGCCTGCGGGCCGGGGCACGCAGCGGCACCAGCCGCAAGTCGTCGCCCAAGCGATAG
- a CDS encoding RlmE family RNA methyltransferase, whose amino-acid sequence MAKNKFSKDWIHQHINDPYVKMAQQKGYRARAAFKLIEILDTEKLLRRGDLVVDLGSAPGSWSQVARERLAGPGGVVDGRIIALDMLPMEPVAGVEFILGDFREDDILKQLEDMVGSRAVDLVISDMAPNLSGVGIADAARIQHVCELAMEFSLAHLKPNGALIVKAFHGTGFSQIVETFKQHFKRVVERKPKASRDKSSETFLVARDLK is encoded by the coding sequence ATGGCCAAGAATAAATTCTCCAAAGACTGGATTCACCAGCACATCAACGATCCCTATGTGAAGATGGCGCAACAGAAGGGCTACCGGGCCCGCGCCGCCTTCAAGCTGATCGAGATTCTCGACACCGAGAAACTGCTGCGTCGTGGCGACCTGGTCGTCGACCTCGGCTCGGCTCCCGGCAGCTGGTCCCAGGTGGCGCGCGAGCGCCTGGCGGGACCCGGCGGGGTGGTGGACGGGCGCATCATCGCCCTGGACATGCTGCCCATGGAGCCCGTGGCGGGCGTCGAATTCATCCTCGGCGACTTCCGCGAAGATGACATTTTGAAACAATTGGAAGACATGGTCGGATCGCGCGCGGTGGACCTTGTAATTTCCGACATGGCCCCCAACCTATCCGGCGTGGGTATCGCCGACGCCGCGCGCATCCAGCACGTGTGCGAGCTGGCGATGGAGTTTTCCCTCGCTCACCTCAAGCCCAACGGGGCGCTGATCGTCAAGGCATTCCACGGAACCGGCTTTTCGCAGATCGTGGAAACCTTCAAGCAGCACTTCAAGCGGGTGGTCGAGCGTAAGCCGAAGGCGTCGCGGGACAAGTCCTCCGAAACCTTTCTGGTTGCCCGCGATCTGAAATAG